ACGAAACTGCCGATGCCGTGCCGCGTCTCGATGATCTTGCCCGCCTGCAATCGCGAAATCGCTTCACGAATGACGGTGCGGCTCACGCTCAGCGTGACCATGAGCTGTGACTCGGTCGGCAGTTTGTCGCCGGGTTTCAAGGCGCTGGACGCAATCTGCTCGGTGACGTAGCTGACGACGAACTCGGCAAGATTACGAGCGCGTCGTGGCGGTGCCGCGGATGCCAGTGGTGTAGCCATCGAAAACGCCCCTTGAATCAGATAGTTGCAGACACTTCATGCGCTTCATTATACCGTCGTCTGACGACTGATTATATAGACGCCGAATCATTTTGCGCGCGGGTGCGCGGCGTGACATCGGCGCATCGTTCGGGATGTCTGGCGCTGCGGCGGCCGTTATTTCGCCGCCGCAGAGAAGTACGAAAGCCGCAATGACAACCGCAATGACAACCGCCGCATAGTTAGCGCGGGCGCAACTCGACCCGTTTGATGTCTTTGACGATCACGAGATAGCTGAACACCGTGAGCAGGGCATTGATGCCCACGAACACCAGCGCGCCGTTGAACGATCCGCTCTTCGCCACGAGATAGCCGATCACGATCGGCGTCACGATGCCGGCCACGTTGCCGAACATATTGAAGATCGCGCCGGACAGCCCGAGCGCTTCCTTCGGCGACGTGTCGGCGACCACGGCCCAGCCGAGCGCGCCGATGCCTTTGCCGAAGAACGCGAGCGACATGAGGGCGACGACGACCCAGTCGGTCGTCACGTAGTTGCAGCCGATGATGCATACCGACAGCAGCATGCCGCCGACGATCGGCACCTTGCGCGCGATCGTGAGCGAATGGCCGCGACGGATCAGCCCGTCGGACAGGATGCCGCCGAGCACGCCACCGGAGAATCCGCAGATCGCCGGCAGCGAGGCCACGAGGCCCGCTTGCAGAATCGTCATGCCGCGCGCCTGCACGAGGTAGATCGGAAACCAGGTCAGGAAGAAGTAGGTCAGCACGTTGATGCAGTACTGCGCGAGATAGACGCCGAGCAGCATGCGATTGCCCAGCAGTTGGCGAACCAGATGCCAGCCGCCGGCGTTTTCGATCTTCCCGACGGATCGGGTTGTCTTCTGCCCGTTGACCACGCCGCCGCCCTGTTCGATGTACTCCAGCTCGGCACGCGAGACACGCGGATGGTCGGCAGGGTTCTTCATCATCTTAAGCCAGGTGAGCGCGAGCAGAAGCCCCGTCGCGCCCATCACGACATACACCATATGCCAGCCGAACGCGTGCGTGAGCCACGCCATCAGCGGCGTAAAGACCACGGCGGCGAAGTACTGCGCCGAATTGAAAATGGCCGACGCCGTGCCGCGTTCATTGGTGGGGAACCAGCTCGCCACCACCTTGGCATTGGCGGGGAACGCCGGCGATTCGGCCGCGCCCATCGCAAAGCGCAGCGCGAACAGCGCGGCGATGGCCGCCGCCGCGCTGCCCAGCAGGCCGATCGCGCCTTGCAGCAGGGTGAATAGCGACCAGAAGAAGATGCTCGCCGCGTAGACGCGCCGCGCGCCGAAGCGATCCAGCAGCCAACCGGCCGGCAGTTGCGACAGCACGTACGCCCAACTGAACGCGGAAAAAATGTAGCCCATGCGGATCGCGTCGAGACCGAATTCGGCGCGCATGGCCGAACCGGTCACCGACAGCGTGGCGCGGTCCGCGTAATTGAAGGTCGTGATCAGAAAGATCAGCAGCAGGATCGCGTAGCGGACTCGGGTACGCTTCGCGACGTGGGCGGCACTCGCCGTGCGGCTCAATTCCATGGTCATCTCCTGAAGTTCTTATGCGCGGGAGCGGGCTCCCCGGGCGTCGCGCCGCCGCAAGCGGCCACGAGCCTCGTCGATACCTTCGCGCGGCACAAAAACGCCCGGCGACGTTGCCGTGCCGGGCGCTCTTTACGGTGCCGTTCGCGCGGCGATCGTTCGCACGGTCGCCGCGCGCTATCTGCGCCTGATGCGCGAGCCGGATTACTGCGGGCCGAGCGTCTTGATGAGCGCGTCCAGCTTGTCCATTTCTTCTTCGGTCAGATCGGTCAGCGGCGCGCGCACCGGCCCGGCGCTGTGGCCGACCAGCTTCGCGCCCGCCTTGACGATGCTGACCGCGTAGCCCGCGCGGCGGTTGCGAATGGCGAGGTACGGCAGGAAGAATTCGTCGATCAGCTTGCCGACGGTCGCGTGGTCGTCCGCGGCGATCGCGCGGTAGAAGTCCATCGCGGTCTTTGGAATGAAGTTGAACACCGCCGACGAATACACCGGCACGCCAAGCGCCTTGTAGGCCGCGGCATAGACTTCCGCGGTCGGCAGGCCGCCGAGATACGAGAAGCGCTCGCCAAGGCGGCGGCGGATCGACACCATGTTCTCGATCTCGCCCACGCCGTCCTTAAAGCCGATCAGGTTCGGGCAGCGCTCGGCCAGCCCTTCGAGCATATCGGCGTTAAGCTTGGAATTCGCGCGGTTGTAGATGATCACACCCATGTTCGGCACGGACTTGCAGACTTCTTCGGCATGCGCGGCGATGCCTTCCTGGCAGGCTTCCGTCAGGTAATGCGGCATCAGCAGAATGCCGTTCGCGCCATGCCGCTCGGCTTCCTGTGCGTAGGCGATCGCGACCCGCGTCGGACCGCCCGCTCCGGCGAGAATCGGCACCTTGCCTTTACAGACTTCCGTGGCCGTGCGCACCACGTTCGAATAGTCGCTGTGCGTGAGCGAGAAGAATTCGCCCGTGCCGCCGGCGACGAACAGCGCCGACGCGCCATAAGGTGCGAGCCATTCCAGGCGCTCGGCATAGGTGTCGGCGCGGAAATCACCGTGCTCGTCGAAGTCGGTAACGGGGAAGGACAGGAGGCCTTCGGAAACGATCTGCTTCAGTTCCTGCGGTGTCGTCATGATGAGTATCCAGTGCGTCGGAATGGTTCGCGGTTGATTCGATGGGTCGAAATGGAGATTTCTTATACGTCATCGTACAACAACAAATCCACCAACTCAACGGGCATTTGGCAGCATAATGCTGCTACTAGGGTAAATACGGAACGTCTGCGGAATCTTTCATGTTGTAGGATGACGTATGAATAGTCGGCGCACCAGGCGTGCAGCGCCATAAGGATCGATGCAATGGAACAATCTCCGCTCTACATTCGCGTTCACCCCAATGACAATGTCGCGATCGTCGTCAACGACGGCGGGCTGGGTGAGGGCGCGGTATTTCCCGATGGTCTGGCGCTGCGCGAGCGGGTGCCGCAAGGGCACAAGGTCGCGCTGGCCGATCTGGCCGAAGGCGACGAAGTCATCCGCTATAACGTGGTGATCGGCTATGCGCTCAAGGCGTTGCCGAAAGGCAGCTGGATCAACGAACACGTGATTCGCATGCCGAGCCCGCCGGGACTCGAAGATCTGCCGATCGCCACGATCAAGGCGCCGCCGATGCCGCCGCTCGAAGGCTTCACGTTCGAGGGCTACCGCAACGCGGACGGCTCGGTCGGCTCGCGCAACATTCTCGCCATCACGACCACGGTGCAATGCGTGGCCGACGTGGTTCAGCATGCGGTCACGCGCATCAAGGCCGAGTTGCTGCCGAAGTACCCGAACGTCGACGACGTGGTGAGCCTCGGCCACACGTATGGTTGTGGTGTCGCGATCGACGCGCCCGACGCGATGGTGCCGATCCGCACCGTGCGCAATATCAGCCTGAATCCGAATTTCGGCGGCGAGGTGATGATGGTCAGCCTCGGCTGCGAGAAGCTGCAGCCCGAGCGCCTGATGCCGCCCGGCACGATTCCGATCGCCGCGGCCGCCAATGTGGCCGAAGTCGCGGACATCGGCGATATCGAGGCGGATCTGAACGGCGACGTCGTGGTGCTTCAGGACGAGGCGCACGTCGGCTTCCAGTCGATGATCGAGTCGATCATGAAAATGGCCGATGGTCATCTGCAGCGCCTGAACAATCGCCGCCGCGAGACATGTCCCGCGTCCGATCTGGTGATCGGCGTGCAATGCGGCGGCAGCGACGCGTTCTCCGGTCTCACCGCCAATCCGGCGGTGGGCTACGCGACCGACCTGCTGGTGCGTGCCGGCGCCACGGTCATGTTCTCCGAAGTCACCGAGGTGCGCGACGGCGTCGATCAACTGACGGCGCGCGCGGCCAACGCCGAAGTTGCCGCGGCGATCATCCGCGAGATGCAGTGGTACGACGATTATCTGAAGCGCGGCGGCGCCGACCGCAGCGCCAACACCACGCCGGGCAACAAGAAGGGCGGCTTGTCGAACATCGTCGAAAAGGCGATGGGCTCGATCATCAAGTCGGGCAACTCGGCCATCTCCGGCGTGTTGTCGCCCGGCGAAAAGGTCAAGCAGAAAGGCCTGATTTACGCGGCCACGCCGGCGAGCGATTTCATCTGCGGTACGTTGCAGGTGGCGGCGGGTATCAATCTGCACGTTTTCACCACCGGCCGCGGC
Above is a genomic segment from Paraburkholderia aromaticivorans containing:
- a CDS encoding MFS transporter — encoded protein: MELSRTASAAHVAKRTRVRYAILLLIFLITTFNYADRATLSVTGSAMRAEFGLDAIRMGYIFSAFSWAYVLSQLPAGWLLDRFGARRVYAASIFFWSLFTLLQGAIGLLGSAAAAIAALFALRFAMGAAESPAFPANAKVVASWFPTNERGTASAIFNSAQYFAAVVFTPLMAWLTHAFGWHMVYVVMGATGLLLALTWLKMMKNPADHPRVSRAELEYIEQGGGVVNGQKTTRSVGKIENAGGWHLVRQLLGNRMLLGVYLAQYCINVLTYFFLTWFPIYLVQARGMTILQAGLVASLPAICGFSGGVLGGILSDGLIRRGHSLTIARKVPIVGGMLLSVCIIGCNYVTTDWVVVALMSLAFFGKGIGALGWAVVADTSPKEALGLSGAIFNMFGNVAGIVTPIVIGYLVAKSGSFNGALVFVGINALLTVFSYLVIVKDIKRVELRPR
- the kdgD gene encoding 5-dehydro-4-deoxyglucarate dehydratase, translated to MTTPQELKQIVSEGLLSFPVTDFDEHGDFRADTYAERLEWLAPYGASALFVAGGTGEFFSLTHSDYSNVVRTATEVCKGKVPILAGAGGPTRVAIAYAQEAERHGANGILLMPHYLTEACQEGIAAHAEEVCKSVPNMGVIIYNRANSKLNADMLEGLAERCPNLIGFKDGVGEIENMVSIRRRLGERFSYLGGLPTAEVYAAAYKALGVPVYSSAVFNFIPKTAMDFYRAIAADDHATVGKLIDEFFLPYLAIRNRRAGYAVSIVKAGAKLVGHSAGPVRAPLTDLTEEEMDKLDALIKTLGPQ
- the garD gene encoding galactarate dehydratase, whose protein sequence is MEQSPLYIRVHPNDNVAIVVNDGGLGEGAVFPDGLALRERVPQGHKVALADLAEGDEVIRYNVVIGYALKALPKGSWINEHVIRMPSPPGLEDLPIATIKAPPMPPLEGFTFEGYRNADGSVGSRNILAITTTVQCVADVVQHAVTRIKAELLPKYPNVDDVVSLGHTYGCGVAIDAPDAMVPIRTVRNISLNPNFGGEVMMVSLGCEKLQPERLMPPGTIPIAAAANVAEVADIGDIEADLNGDVVVLQDEAHVGFQSMIESIMKMADGHLQRLNNRRRETCPASDLVIGVQCGGSDAFSGLTANPAVGYATDLLVRAGATVMFSEVTEVRDGVDQLTARAANAEVAAAIIREMQWYDDYLKRGGADRSANTTPGNKKGGLSNIVEKAMGSIIKSGNSAISGVLSPGEKVKQKGLIYAATPASDFICGTLQVAAGINLHVFTTGRGTPYSLAEVPVIKVATRSDLARRWHDLMDVNAGTIATGAATIEEVGWELFRLMLDVASGRKQTCAEKLKLHNALVLFNPAPVT